AAGAATTGCGCATTCAGCAGGATGATGCCAATAAATTACATCGTGCGCAGCAAAACAATCGCCAGATATTCAGCTTGCTTGAGCCTATCAAGCATTTAAACTATGTCAGCATTATTACGACCATGCTGGATCATCATCGACGCTTAAAGCAGGCTGAAACAGCCCTATCGAATTTGGATCTCAGTAGTTTTAATTCATTGGAACAAGAGCTGGAATTATGTAAGTCGAGTTTTGATGAACTGAATCAACAGGGCAAAACCTTATTAAAAGATTTAGGTGGCTTGCAAGTTGAACTGAAAAAACAAAAAGAAAAAGTAAAAACGCTGGATGATGCGCAAGATCAATTAGAGCAAGCACTGGAACATCAGGAAGAACAATTACAAAAAATCGCCTCAGTGCATAATGAATTTAATACGGAAGAGACTTTAGATCTGGCCGATGAACGTGCCCGTTTGGCCGGTAAAGAAATGGATTTTCTGACGGAGTTGGATGCCATGCGTGAAAAACTGGGCAAAACGACCGTCAGTATTGAGCAGTCGGTGATGCAGCATAATCAACATTGCAAAAATTACGATGCCATTGCCTATGACTCGGATACCTATGCCTTGCATAGCCATGAATTTTTTAAACGCATTAATCAGCTACTTGGTGAAGTGGATTCGATAAAGAACCGTTTAAAAAACAATGTATTGGCAGAAAAACAGGAAAAACTCACTAGTCTGAAAGAAGATTTTAATACCGCCTTTGTGACCAATCTTTGTCATTCGATATATCAGGCGATTAATGATGGCAAGCGGATTCTTGATGATCTTAATACAGAGTTAGCCCATCATCGCTTTGGGACGGATCAGGAAAGCTTTCGTTTTGCGTATAGTTGGGTACCTGAATTTCGTGAATATCAACGGTTTTTTAAAGAAGTGATTCAACAGCCTAATTTAGGGGATGGCACGACTTTATTTAATGCTGAACTCTCTGAAAATGCCCAAAAAATCCGCGACAAATTAATGACCATGTTGCTGGATGATGATGAGCAAAAAGCGACCCGTGAATTGGAGCGTATCAGCGACTACCGGAATTATCGTCAATATGAAATTTACAAAGAGCCTATGGGCAAACAGCCTATTCCTTTAAGCCAGTACGGTACGGGATCAGGGGGGCAATTAGAAACACCCGCCTATATTATTCGTTCTGCGGCGATAACGTCGGCGTTTCGTTTTAATGAAGGCAATAGTCATTTACGTATGGTGATGGTGGATGAAGCTTTTTCCAAAATGGATGAATCCCGCTCCCGTGAAGTGATCAATTATTTGACGAATACCCTGGGTCTGCAATTAATTTTTATTATGCCAACCAGTAAATCCGGGCCTTTTATGGATTTGATCAGTAATCAATTCGTCTTTAGTAAATGTCCGACCACTAAGGCTAGGGGCGAATTACAGACGCGAATGCTGGTGGATAGGAAAATCTGTGATCAGGATAAATTAAAAGAGCTGTGGGCTAATCACCGTAAAACTATTCGTCATCAAGCGATGTTGGATTTTATGGAAGATATTTAACCTAAAAAAATCAGTAGATTCAACTGATTATTTTAGGTTTAATCGAATACTCTATGGGTACGTATACAATAGTTACAAATTTTTAATTCTTAATTGGAAGGCCAGGAAACAATGACACTCAATTCTTTTTTACAAATCTTACAGGATGCGCCTGAAAGCATAGAATTTACTGATACGATGTCGGTTATTGAAGCATTATACGATTTTACCGAGACAGCATTTAATAATGGTGACTTAGTTAACGCGGCAGGGGAAAATTCAGGTTCGTGTAAATTATTTGCCTTTGCCCAATTACAGGATCTGTCTGAAGAGCAGACGCTGGCATGTTTTGGAGACTATTATCGTGATGATGTATTGCAACATCCAGAAGAGAAAAATCATCAGAATATACGCAATTTTATGCAATCGGGTTGGTCAGGAATCTCATTTTCTGCCCCAGCTTTGCAAAAAAAGTGAAATAATTTGAACTAAGGGAAAAAAGCCGAGTCTTAGTTATAGTGTGCATAAAGTTCACGCCTTATGAACACTTCACTTAATCCCTTTTTTGTACCCCACCTCTGGTGGGGTTTTTTTTTGCCTTTTTTTGTTAGTCTTAGTCTTCTTTTGGTGGATAAAACCACTGATCCAACTTTTCACGTGCTTCATCTACGCCCGTTTTTTTCAGTGCTGAAAACAATTGTACTGTCGTGCCGGGATAGTCGCTGTTCAAAGTTTGGCGTACTTTCAGCAAGATGTTTTGTGCCGCTCCACGTTTAAATTTGTCAGCCTTGGTCAATAAGATATGGGCGGGCATTTGCGCTTTTTGACACCATTGCAACATCAGACAATCATATTCCGTCAGTGGGCGGCGCACATCCATAATCATTACCACACCTTTTAAAGCCAAGCGGTCAATCAGATAACGTTCGAGTAAATTTTGCCAGTGCAGCTTTACCTTGAGAGGTACTTTAGCATAGCCATAACCGGGTAAATCCACCAGATGAAGGTCTTCTGCAATAGAAAAATAATTGATCATCTGTGTGCGCCCTGGAGTTTTAGAGGTACGACAGAGACTTTTGATGTCAGTGATGGTGTTAATTGCACTGGATTTACCGGCATTAGAACGCCCGGCAAAGGCAACTTCTATGGCATCATCAGAAGGCAGTTGACTCCATTTGTTGACGCTGAGCAAAAATTCAGCACGTCGATATGGATTAGGTTTAGTGTGTGTTTGAGGCATGTTAAGTTTCTGTTCAGTTAAGCTATGATAATATGAATTTGAAATGATTCCCTAGAGGCACTAATTAATAGCAATAAATGCTTATTGAGAGATCAAACCACAGGTGTATTCTTTTTACAGGATATTTTTACTGAAAATGTTGGCACATATCAACAGAATTGAGTATTTTAGCACTTTATTATAAACAATTGTTGGTCATGAGACACCGTTTTGTGTAAAATAGCCTCAATTTTTTATCAGTATGCTTTCTGTGCATAAGTCTCTTGCAAGTGAACAGTCAGCAGTTTTATCGCTATATTTATTGCTATAGAAGTTACTATTTAAGTTGCCCTTATAATAAATAGGGAGTAATAATAATGAACAATTATGGAGTAAAAATGAAAAACTCAATTAAACTATTAGTTGCCGCTGCTTTTGTTGCGGGTTCTGCTGCTGCCGTTGCTGATGGTGCTGCACTTTATAAAACCGCATGTTTTGCTTGTCATGATGCTGGAATTGCTGGCGCGCCTAAATTTGGCGATAAAGCACTTTGGGCACCAAGAATAGCTACCGGTGTTGATGCAATGGTTAAGACCGTTATCTCTGGTAAAGGCGCTATGCCTCCTAATGGTGGCACTCAAATGACTGCAGCTCAGATCCATGAAGTTGTTGAGTATATGGCTGCTGCTGCGAAGTAAGTCTATGTATTTGCCCTGAGCATGTTATAAAAAGCACCTTCAGGGTAATTAATTGACAAGATTCACTGACAAAAATATGAGTACTCTTTATACCTACTATTATTTTTCAGCTTTATGAAAGATGTTGAAAAAGTGATAGCAAGTATGAAGAGTGAAAATTTGAAATATCAAGATTTAGGTAATACCATGAAAAAAATTGCTATTATTGCTGCCCTAGTAGTAGGTTTAAGCGGAACATTACATGCGGCAGGTGATGCCGAAGCAGGCAAGGTAAAAGCAGCAAGTTGTGTTGCATGCCATGGCGCTGATGGAAACTCATTAGCGGCCACTCCAAACTTCCCTAACTTGGCTGGCCAGCACGCTACTTTTCTTTATAAGCAATTAAAAGACTTTAAAGATGGCAAGCGTAAAGATCCAACCATGAGTGCGATGGTTATGGCTCTTGATGATCAGGGCATGCAAGACGTAGCTGCTTTTTTTGCTAGTCAAAAGCTAAAAGCGGGTCAAGCTGATCCAGCTTTAGTGACTGCAGGTGAAGCGATATACAAGGGCGGTATTGCAGAAATCGGCGTACCTGCTTGTATGGCCTGTCATGGTACTACAGGTACTGGTAATCCGGGTTCAGGCTTTCCTCAATTAGCGAGCCAAAAGGCCGTTTATATTGAAAAGCAATTAAAAGACTTCCGTGCCTCAGCACAAAGCACCGATAGCACGCCGGTTGGCCGTTATAATGATGCTAACAAAATGATGCGTAGTGCGGTAAAACGTATGAGTGACCCTGAAATAAAGGCCGTTGCTCAATACATTCAGGGCTTACAACCATAAGCGTCTGATTTGAGCTTAGCGATAGTCGTAACGCAAGCGTGTGCAAATAAGTCTTTTTTCGGACAACGAAAAAAGGTAGTATTAACGCGACACGTTAGCTTTAATCGTTACAATGCTTTTTGTATGTAAAAGGGTGGTCATTGACCACCCTTTTTTTTGACCTGAGTTTAGAATGTGAGTAATGAAATAAAACCGAGTAATGAGAATTTACCTGACCGAGCGGTTGAGCGAGAACGCTCTAACCGTCAGGAACATGGCTTAGCAAAAGTAATTCTGAGTTTTCTGAGCTCAATGGAATTGGCAATTAGTCTATTTGTCATTATCGGAATTGCCTCGATCATTGGTACGATCTTGCAACAAAACCAGGGCTACAATACTTATATTGTGCAATTTGGCCCTTTCTGGTTTGAAGTGTTCCGCTCGCTAGAGTTATATGATATTTATAGCTCATGGTGGTTTGTCTTCTTATTAGGCTTTTTGCTGGTTTCAACGGCGACCTGTCTGTATCACTATATTCCTGTCATCGTGCGGGAATGGCGCCTGTTTCGTCTCAATGTATCTGCCAAGTCGCTTAAGCTAATGCACTCCTCGGGTTTATGGCAGAGTTCGAGTTCAGTTGAGGACTCTGCGCAATTTATACAAACCAAGCTAGTCAATGGCGGCTATCAAGCACGCCTGAAAAATGACAATGGCGTGATCACCATTGCTGCGAAAAAAGGCGCAGTGAATCGTTTGGGCTATATTTTCACCCATGGTGCCATTATCCTTATTTGTCTGAGTGCCTTATATGATGGCAATTTTAATTTAAAATTACGTGAGACAGCGGGACAGTTGAAGCCTGAAACCCGTGATTTGTTTGCCTCTCAAGTGCCGGATATCAGCCGTCTTAAAGCCAATGAAAACCATGCTTTTCGAGGCAATGCCAATATTCCTGAAGGCAGTACCTCAGGACTGGTCTTTTTACAGATGCGCAATGGCTTTTTAGTGCAGGAACTCCCTTTTACCATTACTCTGAATGACTTTCGTATCGAATATTACGAATCAGGCATGCCTAAATCATTTGAAAGTGATGTTGTTATCTCAGATATTGAAAGCGGTGAAACCATTGCTAAAACCATTGCCGTCAATCATCCGTTGATTTATAAAGATTATGCTATTTATCAGGCATCTTTTGAAGATGGTGGTTCGGTGATTGATATTCAGGGCTGGTCCTTGGATCTTAAACAACAGTCGGATAGTGCTTTTAAAATGGTCGTGGGTGATACCCGCACTATTACCACGGGTGAGGGTGAATTCAAATTAGAGCTGGATGAATTTAAGGTTTCTAATGTGCAACCGAATCCAGATGCGGAGAAAACTGGCCGTAAATTTAAAAATATGGGACCCAGTCTGACCTTCCGTTTGCGCGACAAATCAGGACAGGCAAAAGAGTTCATTAACTATATGCTACCCAAAGAACAGGAAGGGCGATATTTCTTCCTCAGTGGTGTGCGCAGTACGACTACGGAACCCTTTCGTTATTTATTTATCCCCGTGGATGATGCTAATAGCTTGAAGCGTTTTTTTGCTTTTCGTGCCTTGCTGAACAATACGATGGAAATGCAACGTATTGCAGCAAAGACTGCACTATTATCGCTGGCACCCGATTTTGAGGAAACACCTCAGGATATAGCCCCTGAAATGCAGAACATGATAAAACAAATGTCAGTGGTCATGCAGCGCCTAGCAGAACTGTTCAATCAGGGTGGTTTTGATCAAGTCTTGAATGATATCAACAATAAAGTGCCGGAAGATAAGCGTAAAGATGTGACAGAGTCCTATTTTAAAGTCTTGCAAACTATTCTCGGATCGGTTTACTTAGAAGTGTTAGATGCTGAGGGTGTTGATATTAGTGAAAATATTAGCCCGGCTCAGGAACAATACTACGATGATCTGGTCAATAGTATGGGCGTGGTGGGAAATTATGGTGCGCCTTATTATTTCCAGATAAAATCCTTTGTACATAAAGAAGCATCAGGCTTTCAAGTGACGAAGTCTCCGGGTAAAAATTTAGTTTATTTGGGCAGTGCGCTATTATGCATAGGTATTGTACTGATGTTTTATGTTGCCCATAAACGGATTTGGATTATTATTACGCCTGTCTCTGATGGCAATGATTCTGACGATAAGGCTTCTAAGCCTAGCTCAGAAATACTGGTGGCTGGTTCGGGTGACCGTCACCAGAAAGAATTTGCCATGGAGTTTCAGGCACTCTCACAATTACTGGATAAGCAGTTTACGACCCGTGTAAAATAACGCAATAAAATTAGGTATTTGAATTATGTCAATGACAGGTCAGGAAATGGACAATCTCTTTGAAAAGCAAAGTTTTTGGCGCAATCTCAGTCTCTTTGATTGGGGCTGGGCAGGCGCTTTAATCTTGGCCACTGCCTATGTGTTACAGCAATATGCAGCTCAAATGGATGTCTATGAATTGGGTATTTTAATCGGTACCACGCTATCCATTATCGCCTGGGGTTGGTTTTGGAAGCCGGTGCGAGCCTATATTGTTTTTGTCACACTTATTTCACTATTCTCCATTTACCTTTATGGTAATAACTTGGCCTTGGGTGAAACAAACTTCTTCCTAAAGTTCTTAATCTCCAGTAAGTCCGCCATTATGTGGATGTCAGCACTTTATGTGCTTGCGACTGTTGCTTACTTTATTGGTCTCATTATAGGCTCTGAATTTACTAATAAAACGGCTTCAGCCATGACTTGGTCAGCCACAGTGATGGGCTTTGTCGGGCTCTTAGTGCGCTGGCGTGAATCCTATTTAGTTCATGTCGATATCGGACATTTCCCGGTCAGTAATTTATATGAAGTGTTTATCCTATTCTCAATTATTACTGCATTACTGTATCTTTATTACGAAGGTAAAAGCAAAACCTATACGATGGGTGGCTTTGTGTTATTGGTGATCAGTGCTGCCGTGGCGTTCTTACTTTGGTATGGCTTTGGTTCACGTGGTGCCAGCGAAATTCAACCCTTAGTACCTGCTTTACAAAGCTATTGGATGAAAATTCATGTCCCGGCAAACTTTGTGGGCTATGGTGCATTTGCTCTGGCTGCGATGTTGGGTGTTGCATATTTGATTAAAGATTCCATGGTAAAAGCCGGGCGTAACGGAGCGATCATTAATCGTTTCCCTGATTTGGATATTCTCGATGATGTCATGTATAAGTCTATTGCTCTGGGCTTTGCCTTCTTCACCTTGGCGACTATTTTAGGTGCTATGTGGGCAGCGGAAGCATGGGGCGGCTATTGGTCCTGGGATCCGAAAGAAACTTGGGCATTAATTGTTTGGTTGAATTATGCGGCATGGTTGCATTTGAGATTGACGAAAGGCTGGCGTGGCCGACCATTAGCATGGTGGTCAGTCGTTGGTTTGTTTGTTACACTTTTTGCCTTTATTGGTGTTAATATGTTTTTGTCGGGCTTACATTCTTATGGTGAACTTTAAGTTATCTGGAACTATTTAGCTGTTTAACACTCTAAAAGAAATAGATTTTAAACTCAAAATAAATAACGTTATAAATAACGTTATAAATAACGTTATTTATAACGTTATAAATAACAAGGAAAACAAAATGCGCAAAATTTTGACGCTTCTTCTCTTGCTGGGCATGAGTGCTTTGGCAGTTGCAGAATATACTGAAGGTAAAGATTATGAGTTGCTAAAGACTGCTCAGCCAGCTCCCACAGATGGAAAAATTGAAGTGATTGAATTTTTCTCTTATGCCTGTCCGCATTGCTATCGTTTTGAACCACATATCGAACAATGGAAAAAAACCAAGGCTGATAACATCGAATTTATCCATGTGCCTGCGGTCTTTAACAAAAACTGGGAAGCCTTGGCTACTTTATATTATGCCGCAGAAGTCCTTGGCGTACAGGAAAAAATGCATCCACTCATATTTGAAGCCATGCATGGAGAAGGAAAAAAAGTCCGTTCATTTGATGACTTAAAAGCCTTGTTTGCAGCCAATGGCGTGAGTGGTGAGAAATTGGATCAGGCGCTGAATTCATTCACTGTTGCAGCGAAAACACGCCGTGCTAAAACTATGACCCAGAGCTATGGCATTAAGTCCGTACCCAATATCGTGGTGCAAGGAAAGTACCGTACTAATGGTACCTTAGCAAAAACCCATGGCAATGTATTTAATGTGGTTGATTACCTTGCGGTGAAAATTGAAAAGGACAGTGAAAAGAAATAAGCTGAATTTTCTTTCTAGGTAAATAAAAAAGAGGTATAAGATTTATTTTTATACCTCTTTTTTTGTGGGTCTTTACCACTTTGGTTGATGGCATATTTACCATTAATACCAGACTTATTTGGCTGTTCTCAATAATCGCCAGAGCGTTGCTTGATCTGGAAATCCGGTAGGTTTGAAAGCAATGGATTGTTGATAAGCTTGCATTGCTATGAGCATTTCCTGATCATATTTTCCGTTTATTTTACCCTTGTAAAAGCCAGCAGATTTTAAGTGCTGCTGTATACGCTTTAAGGTTTCAATATAAAGTGAAACCTGCCGTTCACCAATACTGATCTCTATTTTTTTAGAATAAAATTGTAAGCGGTCATCACGAAGCTTTGCTAATAAGGCTCTTATGACTGTGATCACGGCATCATTGGGGTTTTTCTTACAATGCTTATCAAGCACCTCGGTTAATAGCTCGGTTGTCTCAAATGACAATATATCGTAAGTATCATCGACATGTTCATTGGTTGCAGTAATATAGCCATCAATCCAGGCGGCAGCCATTAAATAGACATCCGCCTTGGCCTTACGCTCATTTTCATAAATTTGGCATGAAATAAGGCCGGCACCACGAATGCCGAACTGCCCCAACTTATCGGCAGCAATGGCTCCCTGAGAGAGCAGGGAAGCTATAAGAAAAAGAAAGCTGGCAATGTATTTAGTGCCGTTGGGTGAAAGCAATGAGAGACTCCTTGTCTGTTGATTGTTTAGTCTTAGGTCTAGTAAAGCCTAGAGCAATCAAGCCAAAAGCAAAAATTCCAAGCATACCGGGTTCAGGTACATTAATGCTAATGGTGAATTGTTTGCCTGCAATCTGATTAAAACCACTTAATGTAAAGCGATCTTTAGCGATAGAAAAGTTAAGTTTGTCTGTTGAAAATAACTCATTGCCTAAGCCGAGTAAACCATTAAGACTCTGGGGGCCAAATTGAAATATTTCAGCACCGGCGATTATTGCTGCTGCCTCTAGTTTGAGTACATCAAGGGTGCCAACTAACCCTAAATCCAGGCCAAAATCATTGTTTAAAATAACATCGATCCAGTAAGTCGGGGAGAATGTAGTGGTTTCTAATAGGGAAAACTCAGGCATATCAGACCATAAGCCTGTCCAACTATCTTGTAAGCCAATCATGCCATCAATTAATATTGAATCACTGAATTCAAGTTTGGTCATGAGCGTGGGAAATATTTCAAAGTCTTGCGTTAGCCCTAATACCGGCCCTGCATCGACATCAATAATATCAATGGATGCACCAATTTTAATGCCGCCAACATTAATTAAATCAAGATTAAGTCCTGTAGGAGGAAGGCCTGCCATTACGGTAGCCATACCATCCAAATCGAGTTGTAGTGATAAGAGATCATCTCGTCCACCAGACTTTATTTCACCAGCACCATTGAGCGTGCCGTTGGTTTCTATGTTGGGGACTTGAATCTCGATTTCTGCTAAATCGGTTGTGATCCGAGGTACACCAGGAGGAAAGCTAGTGGTAATTACACCACCATAGGAGTTGGTTAAAGCGTAGCCAACTATGGGTACAGGTGTGGTTGTTGCACCTCCTTCAAGGGTAAGAGATTGGTTTGCCAAGGGGACTTCTGCTAATGGTGCATCGCCGGGTAAAATTCCGTCAAGAATTTTAACACTATTGGGATCAATAGAGATTATACGCTGATCTAAATTGACGGTGGGTAGAGCTGTAGTGCCTGTGGTGCAACCAAAAGCAATTAAACACCCAGTTGCATTGACCGAACCGGATAATTGCATAATAGCACTGATATAGGCTTCAATTTCAGGTGATTGGGTCGTAATTGAGCCTGCATCCAGTGAACTTTTGGTTTTCAGGTTGATAATGTCACCCTGACGGACGGCTTGCTCGGGTAGTTCTGCTAGAGCAGAAAACTCAACCTCAGCATCAACTGAGCCACTATTAATGGTATAGCCAAATTCCAGCCCCACTTTGCCCGAGCTATTAACCTTTAATTGGGCGCCGGTTCGTGTATCAGTTGTTATTGTTTTTCGATCTTTGGAAGGTTCATCACCACAGATTATACTAACTGTTGCTTTACAAGCTTTCCATGCAAACCATAGCGGGTTGGTATTAATGGTGCTGGTCGTTCTTGATCCGGCAATACCTCCTATTGTGGCTGTTTTGTTGCTCCATTCACTACCGAGAAAAGCGCTTTCTGATTTGACAAAGGCATCACCCGTTGCCCACATGCTTTGGTCGGTTGTAGTAAACGTTAGGGCGCCAGAGTCGTATTGTATTGAGGCGCTGGCCACACTGGATAGCGAAAGCAAGATATAGGCACTAAATATATAAGTGCTTAGTATATAAGTGCTTAGTATTGTTTTTTTCGGCGTTAGCATATTTTTCAATGTCATCGTCATAGATAATCCCTTTTTATGATTTTTAGTATTATGAAGAGGATTCTATTGTTTGTTAAATCATTGCGCTATCCTAAATTCGCAAAATATTATCTATAAGCTTGTTTCAGGGTTGTTGACGGTAGTTCGCCAAACATCGTCATATAGCAATTGGAAAATTTTCCTAAGTGCCAAAAGCCCCATCTCATAGCAATATCCGTGACAGTTGTGTCATTGCTAACAGGATGTTTAAGTTGTCTGCGTGCCCAGTTAAGGCGTAAAATTCTAAGGTAATTGATTGGTGTGAGACCCAATAATATTTTAAAGCTGTACTGTAAGGTTCTTTGGCTAACTTTTATTTCATGGCAAATATCAATGATGCTTGGACATAACTGGTTATTATGAGCCGTTATAATATACTCACGCGCACGACCGACCACGTGAAAAGCACGTCGTCGTGCGATCAGGCCTGTTGCATTTTTACCTGGATTGTTTTCAAAGTCTAAGGTCAACAATACTTGATCCATAATGATTTGATCTAAGGATTTTTTGTTATCAACAGAATATTTTTCAAGCAATATGGACTGGGTAGAAAACAAGTGTCGGACAAAACAATCGAGTTGTTTTTGTA
This genomic window from sulfur-oxidizing endosymbiont of Gigantopelta aegis contains:
- a CDS encoding HopJ type III effector protein gives rise to the protein MTLNSFLQILQDAPESIEFTDTMSVIEALYDFTETAFNNGDLVNAAGENSGSCKLFAFAQLQDLSEEQTLACFGDYYRDDVLQHPEEKNHQNIRNFMQSGWSGISFSAPALQKK
- the yihA gene encoding ribosome biogenesis GTP-binding protein YihA/YsxC, with translation MPQTHTKPNPYRRAEFLLSVNKWSQLPSDDAIEVAFAGRSNAGKSSAINTITDIKSLCRTSKTPGRTQMINYFSIAEDLHLVDLPGYGYAKVPLKVKLHWQNLLERYLIDRLALKGVVMIMDVRRPLTEYDCLMLQWCQKAQMPAHILLTKADKFKRGAAQNILLKVRQTLNSDYPGTTVQLFSALKKTGVDEAREKLDQWFYPPKED
- a CDS encoding c-type cytochrome; translation: MNNYGVKMKNSIKLLVAAAFVAGSAAAVADGAALYKTACFACHDAGIAGAPKFGDKALWAPRIATGVDAMVKTVISGKGAMPPNGGTQMTAAQIHEVVEYMAAAAK
- a CDS encoding c-type cytochrome, producing the protein MKKIAIIAALVVGLSGTLHAAGDAEAGKVKAASCVACHGADGNSLAATPNFPNLAGQHATFLYKQLKDFKDGKRKDPTMSAMVMALDDQGMQDVAAFFASQKLKAGQADPALVTAGEAIYKGGIAEIGVPACMACHGTTGTGNPGSGFPQLASQKAVYIEKQLKDFRASAQSTDSTPVGRYNDANKMMRSAVKRMSDPEIKAVAQYIQGLQP
- a CDS encoding cytochrome c biogenesis protein ResB, with amino-acid sequence MSNEIKPSNENLPDRAVERERSNRQEHGLAKVILSFLSSMELAISLFVIIGIASIIGTILQQNQGYNTYIVQFGPFWFEVFRSLELYDIYSSWWFVFLLGFLLVSTATCLYHYIPVIVREWRLFRLNVSAKSLKLMHSSGLWQSSSSVEDSAQFIQTKLVNGGYQARLKNDNGVITIAAKKGAVNRLGYIFTHGAIILICLSALYDGNFNLKLRETAGQLKPETRDLFASQVPDISRLKANENHAFRGNANIPEGSTSGLVFLQMRNGFLVQELPFTITLNDFRIEYYESGMPKSFESDVVISDIESGETIAKTIAVNHPLIYKDYAIYQASFEDGGSVIDIQGWSLDLKQQSDSAFKMVVGDTRTITTGEGEFKLELDEFKVSNVQPNPDAEKTGRKFKNMGPSLTFRLRDKSGQAKEFINYMLPKEQEGRYFFLSGVRSTTTEPFRYLFIPVDDANSLKRFFAFRALLNNTMEMQRIAAKTALLSLAPDFEETPQDIAPEMQNMIKQMSVVMQRLAELFNQGGFDQVLNDINNKVPEDKRKDVTESYFKVLQTILGSVYLEVLDAEGVDISENISPAQEQYYDDLVNSMGVVGNYGAPYYFQIKSFVHKEASGFQVTKSPGKNLVYLGSALLCIGIVLMFYVAHKRIWIIITPVSDGNDSDDKASKPSSEILVAGSGDRHQKEFAMEFQALSQLLDKQFTTRVK
- the ccsB gene encoding c-type cytochrome biogenesis protein CcsB translates to MSMTGQEMDNLFEKQSFWRNLSLFDWGWAGALILATAYVLQQYAAQMDVYELGILIGTTLSIIAWGWFWKPVRAYIVFVTLISLFSIYLYGNNLALGETNFFLKFLISSKSAIMWMSALYVLATVAYFIGLIIGSEFTNKTASAMTWSATVMGFVGLLVRWRESYLVHVDIGHFPVSNLYEVFILFSIITALLYLYYEGKSKTYTMGGFVLLVISAAVAFLLWYGFGSRGASEIQPLVPALQSYWMKIHVPANFVGYGAFALAAMLGVAYLIKDSMVKAGRNGAIINRFPDLDILDDVMYKSIALGFAFFTLATILGAMWAAEAWGGYWSWDPKETWALIVWLNYAAWLHLRLTKGWRGRPLAWWSVVGLFVTLFAFIGVNMFLSGLHSYGEL
- a CDS encoding thiol:disulfide interchange protein DsbA/DsbL; amino-acid sequence: MRKILTLLLLLGMSALAVAEYTEGKDYELLKTAQPAPTDGKIEVIEFFSYACPHCYRFEPHIEQWKKTKADNIEFIHVPAVFNKNWEALATLYYAAEVLGVQEKMHPLIFEAMHGEGKKVRSFDDLKALFAANGVSGEKLDQALNSFTVAAKTRRAKTMTQSYGIKSVPNIVVQGKYRTNGTLAKTHGNVFNVVDYLAVKIEKDSEKK
- a CDS encoding peptidoglycan-binding domain-containing protein, whose protein sequence is MLSPNGTKYIASFLFLIASLLSQGAIAADKLGQFGIRGAGLISCQIYENERKAKADVYLMAAAWIDGYITATNEHVDDTYDILSFETTELLTEVLDKHCKKNPNDAVITVIRALLAKLRDDRLQFYSKKIEISIGERQVSLYIETLKRIQQHLKSAGFYKGKINGKYDQEMLIAMQAYQQSIAFKPTGFPDQATLWRLLRTAK
- a CDS encoding PEP-CTERM sorting domain-containing protein → MWATGDAFVKSESAFLGSEWSNKTATIGGIAGSRTTSTINTNPLWFAWKACKATVSIICGDEPSKDRKTITTDTRTGAQLKVNSSGKVGLEFGYTINSGSVDAEVEFSALAELPEQAVRQGDIINLKTKSSLDAGSITTQSPEIEAYISAIMQLSGSVNATGCLIAFGCTTGTTALPTVNLDQRIISIDPNSVKILDGILPGDAPLAEVPLANQSLTLEGGATTTPVPIVGYALTNSYGGVITTSFPPGVPRITTDLAEIEIQVPNIETNGTLNGAGEIKSGGRDDLLSLQLDLDGMATVMAGLPPTGLNLDLINVGGIKIGASIDIIDVDAGPVLGLTQDFEIFPTLMTKLEFSDSILIDGMIGLQDSWTGLWSDMPEFSLLETTTFSPTYWIDVILNNDFGLDLGLVGTLDVLKLEAAAIIAGAEIFQFGPQSLNGLLGLGNELFSTDKLNFSIAKDRFTLSGFNQIAGKQFTISINVPEPGMLGIFAFGLIALGFTRPKTKQSTDKESLIAFTQRH
- a CDS encoding helix-turn-helix domain-containing protein; this encodes MHTSSPSLRDLHLQDASEQQAAQDWLAWENHQLKPGHYKGRLRELHLDSLSIVEENQNQAAHKHGLMEKNLCTISYIRPNTEKNRFSEHSIDENELYFLPSNTEFDVQIEANVETIYFRFEQSRVQERASVLCPKSWEKPPTDLMLFKAPLQKQLDCFVRHLFSTQSILLEKYSVDNKKSLDQIIMDQVLLTLDFENNPGKNATGLIARRRAFHVVGRAREYIITAHNNQLCPSIIDICHEIKVSQRTLQYSFKILLGLTPINYLRILRLNWARRQLKHPVSNDTTVTDIAMRWGFWHLGKFSNCYMTMFGELPSTTLKQAYR